Proteins encoded together in one Balaenoptera musculus isolate JJ_BM4_2016_0621 chromosome 6, mBalMus1.pri.v3, whole genome shotgun sequence window:
- the SLC2A6 gene encoding solute carrier family 2, facilitated glucose transporter member 6 isoform X5 has translation MVLNDLLGRKLSIMFSAVPSAAGYALMAGAHGLWMLLLGRTLTGFAGGLTAACIPVYVSEIAPAGVRGALGATPQLMAVFGSLSLYALGLRLPWRWLAVAGEGPVLVMIVLLSFMPNSPRFLLSRGRDSEALQALAWLRGADADIRWEFEQIQDNVRRQSSHLSWAEARDPHVYRPIVIALLMRFLQQLTGITPILVYLQSIFDSTAVLLPPEDDAAIVGAVRLLSVLIAALTMDLAGRKALLFVSGEHRLLTGTHSLLQQLPRALPALAVGAPGGLGQTCPGGLRLPSNRRGPRHPERSAGARGSKRAGGDTHAGCDRSPNAGWGGGSWLPCRKQPPVTGGLKGTGPHGVQGAEGAGSDGPGPPSATCLSTAASMFAANLTLGLYVHFGPKPLTPNGTMGLESVPPAGTEQPLATPTGYLTLVPLLATMLFIMGYAMGWGPITWLLMSEILPLRARGVASGLCVLVSWLTAFALTKSFLLVVNAFGLQVPFFFFAAVCSVNLAFTGCCVPETKGRSLEQIEAFFRSGRRSFLR, from the exons ATGGTGCTCAACGACCTCCTGGGCCGGAAGCTCAGCATCATGTTCTCGGCTGTACCCTCGGCAGCGGGCTATGCGCTCATGGCGGGTGCCCACGGCCTCTGGATGTTGCTCCTGGGGAGGACGCTGACGGGCTTCGCTGGGGGACTCACAGCTGCCTGCATCCCG GTGTACGTGTCTGAGATCGCTCCCGCAGGCGTCCGTGGGGCCCTGGGCGCCACACCGCAGCTCATGGCAGTGTTCGGATCGCTGTCCCTCTACGCCCTGG GCCTGCGGCTGCCGTGGCGCTGGCTGGCCGTGGCCGGGGAGGGGCCTGTGCTCGTCATGATCGTGCTGCTCAGCTTCATGCCCAACTCACCTCGCTTCCTGCTCTCGAGGGGCAGGGACTCGGAGGCGCTGCAGGCACTGGCCTGGCTGCGAGGGGCTGACGCTGACATCCGCTGGGAGTTCGAGCAGATCCAGGACAACGTCCGGAGACAG AGCAGCCACCTGTCGTGGGCCGAGGCCCGGGACCCCCACGTGTACCGCCCCATCGTCATCGCCTTGCTGATGCGCTTCCTGCAGCAACTGACGGGCATTACGCCCATCCTCGTCTACCTGCAGTCCATCTTCGACAGCACCGCCGTCCTGCTG CCCCCTGAGGATGACGCAGCCATCGTGGGAGCTGTGCGGCTCCTGTCTGTGCTGATCGCCGCCCTCACCATGGACCTGGCCGGCCGCAAGGCTCTGCTCTTCGTCTCAGGTGAGCACAGGCTGCTCACCGGCACTCATTCACTCCTGCAGCAGCTGCCACGTGCCTTGCCAGCCCTCGCGGTGGGAGCGCCAGGGGGCCTGGGTCAGACCTGCCCTGGTGGCCTCCGTCTCCCCAGCAACCGGCGAGGGCCCAGGCATCCAGAAAGGTCTGCTGGGGCTCGTGGGAGCAAACGAGCTGGCGGTGACACACACGCTGGGTGTGACAGGAGCCCAAACGcgggctgggggggggggagctgGCTGCCCTGTAGGAAGCAGCCTCCAGTCACAGGCGGCCTGAAGGGGACCGGGCCACACGGGGTACAGGGCGCTGAGGGTGCTGGCTCAGACGGCCCCGGCCCCCCGAGCGCCACCTGTCTGTCCACAGCGGCCAGCATGTTTGCTGCCAACCTGACACTGGGGCTGTACGTCCATTTCGGTCCAAAGCCTCTGACCCCCAACGGCACCATGGGCCTGGAGAGTGTGCCCCCGGCGGGCACAGAGCAGCCCCTGGCCACGCCCACCGGCTACCTCACCCTGGTGCCCCTGCTGGCCACCATGCTCTTCATCATGG GCTACGCCATGGGCTGGGGGCCCATCACCTGGCTCCTCATGTCCGAGATCCTGCCCCTGCGGGCCCGCGGCGTGGCCTCGGGGCTCTGCGTGCTGGTCAGCTGGCTCACCGCCTTTGCCCTCACCAAGTCCTTCCTGCTGGTGGTG AACGCCTTCGGCCTGCAGgtgcctttcttcttctttgccgCCGTGTGCTCCGTGAACCTGGCCTTCACCGGCTGCTGTGTGCCCGAGACCAAGGGCCGGTCGCTGGAGCAGATCGAGGCCTTCTTCCGCAGCGGGAGGAGATCCTTCCTACGCTAG